The Misgurnus anguillicaudatus unplaced genomic scaffold, ASM2758022v2 HiC_scaffold_33, whole genome shotgun sequence genomic sequence gttgtgttaactttgtgtgtataaaacacatttgttatggtAACGTAAAGTTAATGGTGCAGTTCTGTGcagttgttggtacataatgatAAAGATCATCATCTAATTAATTGATTTACTCATCAAGTTTGTTTTCTGTcattaatgtaaatgagatccagcacttttacagcagtttgtcattaagaagttttagaaactttggacacaAATTTAACTGCTGTATATTTGGGAcgtacaaacatcaagaatcagagtatgaatctcaactatggtaacaaagaaaatagtaaaaagcTCATTATCCATgccgcagtgcatgctgggagtcctaaattagatttgtaatttgctgatacccagcatgcattgcagcatgaagtttttcatttaattgtcactgttgttgagattcatactctgattcttgatgtttgtacgTCCCAAATGTACAACGGTTAATTTGTGTCCatagtttctaaaactccttaatgacaaactgttGTGAGTGCTgaatctcatttacattattgacagaaaataaacttttgatgagTTAATCAATTAACCAGACAACCTTTATCATTATGTACTAACTGCTACAGAATTGCACTAACTTTACATTACTGTAACATACACACAAAGTAATGCAACCAGAGATAAACTAGCAAGAAAAAAGTTAAGGGTCAAgatttaaactaaaacaaacactgatcacaataatggtgactttaaataaaacaaatcatcaacatctaaacctaataagtgaattgtgttttctacagcaatatttttacagaacattcagaaaacatgttttatattattattattatttaaaaaaaattaaaataataaaatgcaatgtttctctatcatttacataacaagcaaataaagacaacagttttgttttaaacattgtgtgaacattaaaacatgacattgtcataacgtttgaaaagggtagaatgtaacattcatctaacgttcagacaacccagaaacgttcttagaaaatcaagaaaactggacactttttatgttggcagaatgtttttgggaactttTTTGAGATTGACTGCTgatttatttacaacattaggaaaatgacttttgttagaaaagattTTCCCAAAGTaagaattaaaaataaaatcataaaataattagATTATGTCACATAATGTGCTCATGTAATTGTGCTTTAAGGGCATTCTGCTCTCTACTGACGTATGTACGTTATGGGGGTTGACGTAGAACGCACGCGGAAGTCTCTCATGTTGACTGCTTGCATGTATGTAAGCTGCACGTtgaatcaaaataaaagtattcgTAAAGTTAATGACTCAAGTGGACATACGAATTCTTTACAGattaattgtattaaagcaacactatttTGTTTTtcgacctttaaataatgtctctaaaattatttcagtggtaGAACAACTCCTGTATGAATTCTACTGTAACCTGATTAACCTCCTAGGTGCTACAGCCACAATCATAAGTCACGTGATCGGGTCGGagaacacagccccgcccctcccctacctgcagaagagtggctgaatccgaaatcgcatactgccatactatatagtaggcaaaaaacagtaggcgaacgaatagtatgtccgaaacctcagtatacgtaaaagggtaggcgagaattagcgggattttggactatttctcgcgagattcagaggcacgtgtacttaagtattgtccgaaaccgcctacgtactgaaaatgtagtaggggaaacagcacgtgaacagagtagtacgtccgaatcctcAGTATCCATAAAATCAGTAGGTGAGAAATCCCCGGATGCCCTACTGAGTCCGCCCCGATtctgggctgggtttcccgataacgattgaacttagcacttaagagcgctacgagctacttaacgaacattcgttgttcatttacgtgcgtttcccaaagatgcacgtgaaacgatcgctcgcagctaggttttaagtgctacttacgagtcgctatccatttgtcaagtgctgaaatgtcaccaatagaatgattcgaatttgtagcagaagcttgtttaggctaatgatcttcagccgatgtgcagtaatatttgtaataatatattttcattattgttcaatgactttttaaatgttttaatgatttattaaatattcttttccgtatttagttaggactcgtcccactgcaaaatgccttctgcgtttctagtttagattattattattatttgttgtttattatctaagtttatttatttttatggattattgcattgtaccataaatatttatttggtttctgtaattagatgccatttcccttcaaaacaatgtttaggtgaattatagcagcaatcggtatgaaccatttatcaatttgctataccaacttttaccaaataacaaaaagtttttaccaacttgtacaaaatacgttttccttctttattaatttatgtttagtcatttaaatttgatttctcatttgaattttaaatatattatattatatatttaatataaaataaacaaagaagaacccaataaataaataaacatttaaaacattacattatcgtcattgcaggagtgcaatctgctggttgtcctgtaggtgaccttgtaactctgttgtcttacgatgcacttatgaatgaacgattactccagagcactcgtagatctacgatgattttcaagtgcaacttaagttacgaagcttttgggaaacagcccgtaattctaagatgattcgtacgatcgtttttacgatctacttagccttacgatgcttttgggaaacccggccctgaggcgtgcatcggatggacacttctatcccagctttcccatgatgccacggGAAAGCAAAGCAATCGACCGGAGACCAACCAATCGGGTGATTTTGATACGTTACACAGGACTGTTCCTCAGCACCCTGACTTCACGCACAGGCCCAGGATATTccacaaagtgctcagctgattcatgaaaataaagctgtagaattgtcacagctgtgttgagctgacagtaaatatgtgatagtttgttagaaaaatacatttgaataaagttttgtttcatatggGATTCACTTCTATacgttttcatttattgtgatggttttattcattcattttttattcatgtttcctgtcgttttaagtaaatacaagagattgcttcactaaaatgtatataatcacaTTGCCTGCATTGTCTAGTTTGTATTCAAGCACAGCTGTCATCTGACAAtagatattaaattacaatctgcttgtttaacttattttgtcccctacaaaataatgtgtaatatatctGTTACAGATCAAGTTACTGatgcaatcaggtgttagtgcacctgtccctcatacacacgcatacgttttcatgtCTGTTATTAGGTTTGTTCGAGTTTATGCACCGCTGTAAGAACCAACagctggatgacatcaaagtaccgtgagagcgattccagaaatcatacggagaagtctgatttcgagttgctctcgcggtattgtgatgtcaatctcctgtcggttcttgtggttccgcatgaactcgaacaagtctactacgtcatatgtcccatgataacgtcaacatggcGAATGCTGTACATACTTAACGTGAACGTACATACTGCCTTAGCGCACGTTAAGTAGGTACCCAatgaaattcagtacctacatattaagtatgcgatttcggattcagccagtgtctgataccaggtaCTGTTGAGCTTTTCAACCTCATGGGGGAGCCGTAAGCCAATCTTACAtggaaaactacatagtgttgctttaatatgtaAACAGTCATGTGATTGTTGTTAGTTTTACTTACTGGAGATTTTTGGTTTCTTGAATCACAAGCTGCAGTCTCACAAGAACttcatctgatgtatttttatcTCCAAGAAATGGTTTTAGATCAAGTTCATCCAAATGCTTCTCAGAcgtcaacaacacaaaaactaaagctGCCCACTGTGAATAGGAGAGTTTGGTCTTTCCTACTGATGAAGATCTCACATAATGTTGAATCTCCTGCAGCAGTGAATCATCACCCAGTTCATTCAGACAGTGAATCAGATTGATGGATTTCTCTGGAGACAGATTCGTATTCATCctctgtttaatgtacttaacgATTTCCTCTTTCATGTAGATGCGACTTCTCATCTGTGTCAGTAGATTCCGTAAGAGAATCTGATTGTACTCCAGTGAAAGACCCAGAAGAAAACGCAGgaaaagatccagatgtccATTCTTACTCTGTAAAGATTCATCTACAGCTCGCTGATGCaacttatataaaaaaatctgttctGAAGATTTATGTTTAAATCTGCCCAAAATGTTAGAAAACTGACCTGCGTTAGGACTTTGATCAAACACATatctgttgttgtttgtgaaggagatgtgagcataaagagctgctagatgttcctggatgctgagatgaacaaagcagtaaactttcccctgatacaaaccaaactcctctctgaagatctgagtacacaatcctgagtacactgatgcttctgctacatcaatgccacactctctcaggtcttcatcatagaagatcagattgcctttcacaagctgctcaaaagacagtttccccagtttgaagatcatgtcttcatctttcttctcatagtccttctgatgtttgatgtttgtctgaatgatcaggaagtgtgtgtacatttgagtgagagtcttggggatttctcttctctctgcttcactcaacattctctctagaacagtgactgaaatccagcagaagactgggatgtgacacatgatgtagagactcctggatgacttcaggtgtgagatgatttgatcagacagactctcatcactgactctcttcctgaagtattcctccttctgtggatcactgaagcctcgtacctctgtgactcgatcaacacacttagaggggatgagatcagctgctgctggtctggaggtgatccagatgagagcagagggacacagattccccttgatgaggtttgtcagcatcacgtccactgaggttgattcacttacatcacacaacctcacacttctgtgaaaatccagagacagacgacactcatccaaaccatcaaagatgaacaacactttatattCATCACTGAAGATTTCCACTTCTTTTGTCTCtgggaagaaaagatgaagaagatctaaaagactgagtgttttgtccttcatcaaattgatctctctgaaaggaagtggaaatatgaggtggacgtcctgattctctttctcttcagcccagtccagaatgaacttctgtacagagactgtttttccaatgccagcgactccctttgtcagcacacttctgatgtgtttgtcttgttcaggtaaaggtttaaagatgtcattacatttgattggtgtctcctctgttgttgttcttctggattgtgtctcaatctgtctcacCTCATGTTCATTACTGATCTCTCCACTTTCACTCTCTGTGATGCAGAGCTCTGTGTAGATCTTATTCAGTAGTGTTGGGTTTCTCTTATTTGATGTTACCTCATACAAACACTCAAACTTCTTCCTCAGATTTGATCTGAATGTTTTCTGATGACAATGATAACTGTAAACAGATGCATAATACTATTACATAAATTAAAGATGTTAGAAAAACATctaaactaataataatataatgtaagTGATATCTGCTGAATTctcattaaataaaaacatgattcTTATACACTCTTATTTGATCTGAGTCTGATCCAAACAATATTATTGACCTTAAACAGAAGACATTCAGACAATCTGATATTAATAGACTAGTCAACAGTTTGTGAACACATATTTGAGTATATTAGCATATCTTTATCTATACAGAGCTGTTGTACCTCAGACCAGTTGATGTTTCTCTGTCCTGAAATGTTATTGACTGATTACTCTTCATGGACACACAGCTGATCTCAGATGAGTCTGATCTCTTCTGCTGTAGATGTTTGTCACATCTCTCCAGGTTtctaaaaattattttgcagTAAACATGGCAAGATTATTATATagcacatttttacataatgatATTAGATTAACTTAATTTAATCTTTTCAATAATACTGCTttcattaaagggacaccatgaaacttttggccactagggggtgctagacacgtatttttcacttctagcgcccctagagcccacaagcgccgcagcactgtcgcaaaggaaaggaactggccaaccttaaaactaaactaaaaactaaacatttaaaatgctaaacgatcaacattttgagacaacagagagaaacgcagtcatgttacaactttctgatgaggaactcgtcgtggcaggagccatttctcaatctgaaggttgcagcctccggatgtcgtatttctaatacgtcatcaagactgtcttatttcacaatattaacaattacaaagttgactattatacttagttaatcgtaaattgttgcagtatgcttatgacttgcgaatgtaatgctcagtttaacttaataacccaggcttgatgacgtgtgcagcctgcatattgacctccggaggctgcagccttccaattcagaaacgaccagacgtatttccttgcctttttccaaacaaatattgttgcatcctctctctctccctcgccaccaggattttccgcaatggcgctcgttattcctcttttttgtgtgaaaatcgctccaaatccaagtaaaccgatgcgtttaggtctgccgctttgtaatacgtcacgcgagtgacagcggaacgcagcaaatgaggaagagagaagagagaaacgctcggatctgattggtgaatgaatagggtttggttttacactgtgagcaagtttgagtgctatagcatcctggattgtaatgtaaatatcatagacacagtaaaaagaaaggtaaatacgtgaacacagcatctgaatacagggaactatatgcaatataatcgccgtaatttataaagaacatcgcatttatgtatgaatcaacagtttatataaaaaattgccttaaaggggaatcgaacccgggtcgcccgtgtcataggtccgtgacactaaagactgtgccacagagtcatataatagaaactgctctctacactccttaagtagcctccagcaaaattcacgttaaaaacaaattgtgtggaggaagtgacgtatgccgtaaagcagtcgaattttgtagtttttttttgtgctctggttactaccacaaaccctaagttttaaaatacgagtaaaagtgatacagaccccgtcaggctatggtagacatgtcattcaacctatttaaagtcgatgtactatcacaagggtcttgaaaatgtattatgaaggttgaaaaattacatggtgtcactttaataTTGTCCAGTTACAATCTTACAGATATCGCTACTTCACGTTTAgtgctataataataataataataataataattgttattattattattattatatgattACCATCATTCTAATAGGGAATAATTTTGAGTGTCTCCATGTATTCCTGGACAGGATTAAAGGATATAGTTTGGAGTTTTACTTATTGCATTATTCCATTAGTAACAAAAATACCTCAACATACTCCATCCTAGACTGTTTATAATATAGTTTGAAATAGATTCAAATAaggaaatacatttgaataactCCATGTAACTTCAAATACTCCATCCTAAACTAtatataaaaaactgtcattCTTTTGTTGTtcttataaatgtaaataaataaataaaatcgaCTTGACATAACCTTAAACAACTTTACACAGAAATGACAAAGAACTGTTGTACCTCACACCAGGTGATGTTTCTCTGTCCTGAAATTGTAATGGTTTATTCATAGACTGAGTACTCTTCATGGACACACAGCTGACCTCAGATAAGTCTGATTTCCTCTGATGGACTGATCTATAAGAAGACATTATATAGAGTAGATGATTGATAACTGATGTTTTCAGTCATATGTGCTTTGGGCTGCTTAGTTTAATTTGCATCAATAAAGATATTTACAGCTATTTGATGATCTAATTACAGATGAATTGATCATATGAACATGCAGAATGACAAAGAATTTGAAAGAGACGTTaaagtccattttaaaatatcttgcTGATCATGAGACAGCTGTTGTACCTCAAACCAGGTGATGTTTCTCTGTCCTGAAATTGTAATGGTTTATTCATAGACTGATCACTCCTCATAGACACACAGCTGATCTCAGATGagtctgatctcttctgatagTCTGATCTATAACAAGACATTATAAAGCAGATGTTTGATAACTGATGTTTTCAGTCTTATGTGGTTTGGGCATCTTAGTTTTATTTGCATCAAGAAATATATTTACAGCTATTTGATGATCTAATTACAGATTAAGTTATCATATAAACATGCAGAAtgttatatttatgtaaaattttaaatatataaaagttaGGTTATATAATGTTTCCAATTTGTTTAGGTaatatctttaaaacagacTTGAATACCTGACTCCTGGAGAATCATCTCCATCTCTGAATTCTTGTGAATCGGCCATGAATCATTCAGTCACATCAGTCTGATCTCCACTGATGAATCTGATCACTTCCACTGACTCTGAATGAATCTGATCACCTCCACAGACTCTGAATGAATCTGATCACCTCCACAGACTCTGAATGAATCTGATCACCTCCACAGACTCTGAATGAATCTAATGAATCTGATCACCTCCACTAAATGAATCTGATCATGAAtttaatgtgtttgtaaatCAGCACAAAGTTTAAATCTGTGAGTTTCTGCGCTGCTTCTGACAAAACCCATTCAGTCACTGAGCTTTACATATTAGGCATGTACAGCCTATAAAAACAATAAGAGATGATGCTGTTAAAAGGACTAAAAACGCGTAGCTGGAATCacatttattaaatgaaaaaaataaaagtttaattttactattaactataaaaattatttttataagaaACATTGAGTCAAGTAACAATTATGAGATGTAAAACACTTACCTCCGTCAACATATTTCTACTCAAAGTTAACAAGTACACGTAAGTGACTTTCAACAAATGTAGACACATTAAAACTGTTGTGTAAAATGGCGAGAGGTTAAAAACCACACCTGTTTATGACTAAAAGCAGAGTCCAAAGTACAAAGCATGTAGAATAAAGACAGTCGGGATGGCATACacttgaaattaaacttttactgtagtaatgctGGTCTGTAATGCAGGTCTGTAAATATAACcatttatcaggtgatgaaTATCATTACTGCTTAGCTAAAATGCTGTAAATGTTGCTGTTGAAGTCAAATACATCATGACATAAATTTACTATGAATGTATAATGTATGTGGGTTTATTATCAGTATGAACTAAGGTACAGTAATCATACAcccacacacgcacgcacgcgcgcgcacacaccaGAGTTTGCGTTAGACTTTTTCATTTGAAAGTCCCGACATAGTACTAGTCAATTATCtgtcatttcatgttttaatgataataattgCTTTCGTTCACCTGTTCATTTCTAATCGAGAACTACATTCAAGTTAGaaatgtctttatttatttgtgaagaccctgttgaaaaaaacagcatggaccagcatgggatgctggtgctaatgctggtttggtgctggtttagctggtgctaatgctgatgctggtttagctggtgttcactagcaaaccagcaccaaaacacaacatatgctggccTTGCtggtttttttcagcagggtgtcCACCACCATGTCCCCTAAAGGGCTCCGTAACAATCTGACTGTATTCTCATCCTCAAAATCCTCCAGCTTTTACATCAACTACACACGCGACAATACCTGAATGTgattttaaaaactttatattaatCAGTTTGATGATCGGTATCTTAGGAATTCACCCCAAGTTTAAAGCTATGGTCTACGATTTCaaagattgttcattattaataacctcgtttagatgctggttatggttctacagtaaaatcctaacaatatgaagagaaaaaagaatttaaaaaatccatTCAGTCTATTGGGTGTATGGTAGCAGATAAGTTGACCAATGTAAACTGTCCGGCCTCTAAGTAGAATCAATATATGGTCCGCCATTGACCGTTGGAGGAAGCTTCAGGGAGATTTGGGGCTGAAACAGGTGAACGAAAACATGAAATGACAGATAATTGACTAGTACTATGTCGGGACTTTCAAATGAAAAAGTCTAACGCAAACTCtggtgtgtgcgcgcgcgtgcgtgtgtggGTGTATGATTACTGTACCTTAGTTCATACTGATAATAGAAAACTCTAACGCGTACATTTTCAGGAACTGTCCCACAACTGTGGCATGATCTGCCGGTCGTGACACGATCAGCTGACACTGTAGCTGTCTTTAAGACTCGgctaaaaacccatctcttccaCCATTACCTAACTTCCTAATTACAGATTTACTATCTTTCTTTAGTTACCATTCTCTTTATCTCTTTCTCTATTTACCTTCCtctttatctaaaaaaaaaaaaaatactaacatacccttggctatgtatattgtgttggacttgatgagactatttccagtgcacttatgtattgctgttcttatGTTGccataattgcttctattgtttacctcacttgtaagtcgctttggacaaaagcgtctgctaaatgactaaatgtaaatgtaaaaccgACGCCGACACGGCAGACTTTTTGTTGAACAGGTAcgcatttatttatacttttattgtgtgaggtgttacataaatatctttttatgagtctgacaacatgctgccggtcggcatcggaatgttagccgtttagcattgtgtatcacgggtcaaagtaattatatttacaaagattgtgtgaggtgttacataaatatagTATTATCAATCTGACAACATGCtcatgctgccggtcggcattggaatgttagccgtttagcatcgcgtatcacaggtcaaagtaattatatttataaagtcaTTTCTTGAAGCTCAGGAGGGGAAACGTATGCCAAACGTTGTTGTGAAAGTAAATAacgtcaattacaatcataattGTAATTATTCATTTTTTCAAGGCTTTATGTGTTTACTGCTCGGTAAATCTCTGTTCTGATGTTTACTACCAGTGATCACAGCTTGAATGAGTGACGTTGTTCAGGTCGTTTCCCGGTGGGAGGGATAGGTAGCACAGAGGGGCGggatgagttttttaaaacttactaACCGTCTCAGGCTTTCTCGACCGATTTTTAACATCGTAGACTACAGCTTTAAAATAGCGGaaacaactttttactttcGCTTTAAGCCTGTGACGTCACGAACAAGACGGCCAATTGCTTGATGTTTTTCTCCCTCTGCTGGTAGTAAACGAGCATTACAGTGTTACATTATACAACATTATACAACTAATTTAACAGATTTAACTTACAAACGAGGAGAAATCATTAATGTATTGCTTTAGCATTTGTGTGTTTACTTTCACTGCAtgaaacaaaacacatcaacatcTACAATGATTAAACTGAAATCTAAATTTCTCCTCTTTTCTTCCACTACACCAAACCCTTATGACTTTACTCCTTTAATGTAAGTgattattcattattttttgttttacatatACATTCATGTATTTATCATAGTGTGAGGAAGTTCTCATTAAACTGCATGAAAACACTTCTTCAGTTGAGCTGAAAGAGACACATTTAGTGATTTATTATAGAGAGATCTTTAAGATGTGTTTACTGTCTAATGAAGGTTTGTGACAGAACAGAGAAATGTTTCACAAGACAAAATAACTGTGTACAACTTCACATCACAAACTCACAACCATTAATTTACATTACTGTAAATGCACCAGAATTAGCCAAAAGGCTATTTTTCATCCGTTGTCCCTGgacagatcttaaaattgtCTAACTAAAAACACAATGtagaatttacaaaaacaatacaaataataaaaacaataaaacaactaAATACAATATACAATTTACTATAAAATAAACAGCAGGTAGGCAGTGTCGGCGCCAGAGAATACAGAATGAGCGGGCCTCCTGTTTTACTGTGGGGGCACCTGGTTcatcttattattttattattattattactacatggcactgtaaaatgcttggtactgattggccagtcgcaacattcAAAGGTATTTTATTCCTTGAACAACCGCCTGAAACACAGCCTAACCCGGGAACTGCGAGCGAGTCATGTTAACAGAGACAGTTACGAattaatacagaataaatatgcataattaatcACGTATATGAGATTGTATTTACAATGATTAAACCGAATGTTCGTCTTTTgacttttaacttgttttaacgcGTCTGGAAACGTTTTCCCAGAAGGTttgtatttctttaaaataatgtggcGAGGATGCTG encodes the following:
- the LOC141363156 gene encoding protein NLRC3-like yields the protein MADSQEFRDGDDSPGVRSDYQKRSDSSEISCVSMRSDQSMNKPLQFQDRETSPGLRSVHQRKSDLSEVSCVSMKSTQSMNKPLQFQDRETSPGVRNLERCDKHLQQKRSDSSEISCVSMKSNQSITFQDRETSTGLSYHCHQKTFRSNLRKKFECLYEVTSNKRNPTLLNKIYTELCITESESGEISNEHEVRQIETQSRRTTTEETPIKCNDIFKPLPEQDKHIRSVLTKGVAGIGKTVSVQKFILDWAEEKENQDVHLIFPLPFREINLMKDKTLSLLDLLHLFFPETKEVEIFSDEYKVLFIFDGLDECRLSLDFHRSVRLCDVSESTSVDVMLTNLIKGNLCPSALIWITSRPAAADLIPSKCVDRVTEVRGFSDPQKEEYFRKRVSDESLSDQIISHLKSSRSLYIMCHIPVFCWISVTVLERMLSEAERREIPKTLTQMYTHFLIIQTNIKHQKDYEKKDEDMIFKLGKLSFEQLVKGNLIFYDEDLRECGIDVAEASVYSGLCTQIFREEFGLYQGKVYCFVHLSIQEHLAALYAHISFTNNNRYVFDQSPNAGQFSNILGRFKHKSSEQIFLYKLHQRAVDESLQSKNGHLDLFLRFLLGLSLEYNQILLRNLLTQMRSRIYMKEEIVKYIKQRMNTNLSPEKSINLIHCLNELGDDSLLQEIQHYVRSSSVGKTKLSYSQWAALVFVLLTSEKHLDELDLKPFLGDKNTSDEVLVRLQLVIQETKNLQLKWCNITDEGCVALTSALRSNPSHLRYLDLSYNNLTDSGVKLISDVLKNPDCKLKILKLSHCDITDEGCVALTSALRSNPSHLIDLDLSYNNLSDSGVKLISDGLKNPDCKLEILE